In the Mesorhizobium sp. WSM2240 genome, GGCATCTACCCGGCCGTCGACCCGCTCGACTCGACCTCGCGCATGCTCGACCCGCTGATCGTCGGCGAGGAGCACTACCAGGTCGCCCGCCGCGTGCAGGAAATCCTGCAGCGCTACAAGTCGCTGCAGGACATCATCGCCATCCTGGGCATGGACGAGCTGTCGGAAGAGGACAAGATCACGGTCGCCCGCGCCCGCAAGATCGAACGCTTCCTGTCGCAGCCCTTCTTCGTTGCCGAGGTGTTCACCGGCTCGCCGGGCCAGCTCGTGCCGCTCGAAGAGACGATCAAGAGCTTCAAGGGTCTGGTTGACGGCGAATACGATCACCTGCCGGAAGCGGCGTTCTACATGGTCGGCGGCATCGACATGGCAGTCGAGAAGGCCCGTCGTCTCGCGGCCGAAGCGGCTTGAACGAGGCAGTAGGCAACAGGGAGTAGGCAATAGGGGTAAGAAGGAAAGTCGCGGGCGCCTTTCGCCATTGCCGACTGCCTATTGCCTACTGCCTGATTGAACATGGCTGAAGCTTTCAAATTCGAACTGGTCTCCCCCGAACGCCTGCTCGTTTCGGAACAAGTCGAGCATGTCGTCATTCCGGGCGCGGAAGGCGAGATGACGGTTCTGGCCAATCACTCCCCGGTGATGACCACGGTCAAGCCCGGCGTCGTGACGGTCAAACCGGTAGGTGGCGGCGAGGAGCGCTACGTGGTGTTCGGCGGCTTCGCCGACATCCTGCCCTCGGGTTGCACGCTGCTTGCTGAATCGGCCATGCTGGTTTCCGAGATCGATCGCGACGACCTTGCCCGCCGCATCCAGGAAGCCAGGGAAGATCTCGCCGACGCCAAGAACGACGAGGACCGCACCAGGGCCGAGGCTTTCCTCGGGCAGTTGGCGACGCTGCAAGACGCCGTATAGCCAAACCGGCGTTGAAGCACCGCTACGGGACAAAAGAGCGAGGCTAGGCTTCGCTTTTTTATTGGGCGGATGAAAGATCCTGGCTCTGACCCACGAAGTTGGAAGCGCGACGCCCTGGAGCAGCCGTTCTACGGGGGACATCCGCCTGGCGGGGCAATTTCGCCTTCGCGCAACAGCGTGAATCATCTAGACTCTTTTCGGACGGGGGCGTCCGGAGGGTGACTTTTTGGCAGTGGCTGCAGGCAATACGACGCGTCTCTGGGCGCTCGTTGCCAGGGAGTATTGGCGCAGGGCCCGCCGCCGCCTGCGTGCGGGGCCGGTCTATCGCTGGCGCTATACCGGCCGCACGCCCGAGCGGGTTCTGATTGCGCCGCCGGATTTGCGCCTGGCCGATCCGCAGATCGCGCTCGAAATCTACTATGGCCGCTTCCCGTTTTCCGGCCACATGGTCGAGACCGCCGGCCGCTCCCCCTTCCAGCTCGAGGTGGCCAATCGCGGCTGGCAGAAATCGCTGCACGGCTTCCGCTGGCTGCGCCATATGCGCGCCGCCGGCACCGAGCTCGCCGCCGCCAACGCCCGCGCG is a window encoding:
- a CDS encoding F0F1 ATP synthase subunit epsilon encodes the protein MAEAFKFELVSPERLLVSEQVEHVVIPGAEGEMTVLANHSPVMTTVKPGVVTVKPVGGGEERYVVFGGFADILPSGCTLLAESAMLVSEIDRDDLARRIQEAREDLADAKNDEDRTRAEAFLGQLATLQDAV